From Geomonas agri, one genomic window encodes:
- a CDS encoding N-6 DNA methylase, translating into MSAELDKWVESQEHQVPLDAKGKIIDYLNPDVRRENTPEERIRQKMTVALVEELGYPKAFIALERTINIGTEKKRADIVIYADELACAENNQGKILIIGEVKAPSIKAPDGQGVSYIAAATSAQGGFWTNGSTIIFYRKDPNTGNIINWLGLPKYGHGWDSIGHLKKSDLIVPVDLKIAFKRCHNAMYRTGIDSEDVALDMVRIILAKLEDESSSKDDCDFSITPDEYGDPKLKSLACGRVQALFKVVRDRFPDVFTSHEKITASDDQLAIVISQLQQYAFMDAPHDVIGTAYEVYVASHLKGERGQFFTNRLAVNMMVRMLNPTEKDVILDPSCGSGGFLITAMNYIFGKIDNSNRTPNAKEVLKRNVVHQLFGVDISPKLVKIAKANMLLGKDGHGGIERGNSLDDINKLTATFRERAGAGMVSMILTNPPFGAGYDIRIKEPNILRHFAAGRVWNVDDDGVFRYEERLNSKVGVAPELLFLERCVEWLKPGGVLGIVMAKGQLDNREALAVRNRVLSTCKLLAVVNLHEDTFEPFCGSKASVIFLKKLNNKEVVGDYPIYMAISNKIGQTSRGEPIYKRDSEGNPVIKSGCFVLDEDLSDIAEDYHKFVAGELVESEFRFSIKRSDLKSDSLSFNPIQYLPKHNAAFEHVLLLGESDDFQLHRLGDIATVFNGPRFKRPYAEIGVTSGPTIRKYFTGTALTQLNSDNIKYLDEQRASKQVLKNLEALTIYKGYILISDSGTLGRVTYALQQHDGHVATNNLIRVVIEDRYLRGYVYEFLKSETGQSLMLKNAYGTNQEHLEPDVIAEIPIPIPRDEKLIKKIGKSVLESIESLELSIASNLTAERTLAELLGVNQ; encoded by the coding sequence ATGTCTGCAGAGCTTGATAAGTGGGTGGAATCTCAGGAACATCAAGTTCCTTTGGATGCAAAAGGGAAGATAATTGATTACCTCAATCCTGATGTAAGGCGTGAGAACACACCTGAGGAGCGTATCAGGCAGAAGATGACGGTAGCTCTCGTTGAGGAGCTTGGTTACCCTAAAGCTTTCATCGCACTAGAGCGTACTATAAACATCGGTACGGAGAAAAAACGTGCTGATATAGTTATTTACGCTGATGAACTTGCGTGTGCTGAGAATAACCAAGGGAAGATCCTGATCATTGGTGAAGTCAAAGCTCCATCCATAAAAGCACCTGATGGGCAAGGGGTGTCTTACATAGCTGCTGCTACCTCAGCTCAAGGTGGGTTCTGGACCAATGGAAGTACGATAATCTTTTACCGTAAAGATCCGAACACCGGCAACATCATAAACTGGCTTGGCCTCCCCAAGTATGGACATGGCTGGGATAGCATTGGCCACCTAAAGAAATCTGATCTCATCGTTCCTGTCGACCTTAAAATCGCGTTCAAGCGTTGCCACAATGCTATGTACCGAACAGGAATTGATTCTGAAGATGTTGCATTAGATATGGTAAGGATCATTCTCGCCAAGTTAGAGGATGAATCAAGTAGTAAAGATGACTGCGACTTCAGCATAACGCCTGATGAGTATGGCGATCCTAAGTTGAAGAGCTTAGCCTGTGGACGTGTACAAGCACTGTTTAAAGTCGTACGTGATCGTTTTCCAGATGTATTCACATCCCACGAGAAGATCACTGCTTCAGACGACCAACTTGCAATAGTTATATCTCAGTTGCAACAGTACGCGTTTATGGACGCACCTCATGATGTTATAGGTACAGCATATGAAGTCTATGTTGCATCGCATCTGAAAGGGGAAAGGGGTCAGTTCTTTACGAACCGTCTAGCCGTCAATATGATGGTGAGAATGCTGAATCCTACGGAGAAAGATGTTATTCTAGATCCATCATGTGGCTCTGGGGGGTTCCTCATTACCGCTATGAACTACATCTTTGGTAAGATCGACAACTCAAACAGAACCCCCAATGCTAAAGAAGTTCTTAAGAGAAATGTAGTTCATCAACTGTTTGGTGTCGATATTTCGCCAAAGCTTGTCAAGATAGCCAAGGCTAACATGCTTCTTGGAAAGGATGGCCACGGTGGTATAGAGCGAGGCAACAGCCTGGATGATATAAACAAGTTAACAGCTACGTTCCGTGAAAGAGCAGGGGCTGGGATGGTTTCTATGATCCTTACCAACCCCCCGTTTGGTGCAGGTTATGATATTAGAATCAAGGAACCAAACATATTACGACATTTTGCTGCAGGTCGAGTGTGGAACGTTGATGACGATGGTGTCTTTAGGTATGAGGAGAGGCTTAATTCCAAGGTAGGTGTAGCTCCTGAGTTGCTTTTCCTTGAAAGGTGCGTCGAATGGTTAAAACCTGGGGGTGTTTTAGGTATCGTTATGGCAAAGGGGCAACTCGACAACCGAGAAGCCTTAGCTGTTCGAAACAGAGTGCTATCTACGTGCAAGCTATTAGCTGTCGTCAACCTGCATGAAGATACTTTCGAGCCTTTCTGTGGATCCAAAGCATCTGTTATATTCCTAAAGAAACTCAATAATAAAGAAGTTGTTGGTGATTATCCTATCTACATGGCTATATCTAATAAGATAGGACAGACGAGTAGGGGAGAGCCCATTTACAAGCGTGATAGCGAGGGTAATCCTGTTATCAAAAGTGGGTGCTTTGTTCTCGATGAGGACCTAAGTGACATTGCTGAAGATTATCATAAGTTCGTTGCAGGTGAATTAGTAGAAAGTGAGTTCCGTTTCTCTATCAAGCGTAGCGATCTTAAGTCAGACTCGTTGTCGTTCAATCCCATACAGTATCTACCGAAGCACAATGCTGCATTTGAGCATGTCTTGCTGCTAGGCGAATCAGATGACTTCCAGTTGCACCGTCTAGGTGATATAGCGACGGTCTTTAACGGACCTCGGTTTAAACGTCCATACGCTGAGATAGGTGTGACTTCAGGTCCAACAATCAGGAAATACTTCACAGGCACCGCGTTAACCCAGCTTAACTCTGATAACATAAAGTATCTTGATGAACAAAGGGCAAGCAAACAGGTTCTGAAGAACCTGGAAGCCTTAACAATTTACAAAGGATACATTCTTATCTCTGACTCCGGTACATTGGGACGCGTGACATATGCTCTTCAGCAGCATGATGGTCATGTTGCGACCAACAATTTGATAAGGGTTGTTATAGAGGATAGATATCTCAGGGGGTACGTCTACGAGTTCCTTAAGAGCGAAACTGGACAAAGCTTGATGCTGAAGAATGCCTATGGAACAAACCAAGAACACCTTGAACCCGACGTCATCGCGGAAATCCCAATACCTATCCCCCGTGACGAGAAGCTTATCAAGAAAATAGGAAAGAGCGTTCTTGAGTCTATAGAATCACTTGAGCTTTCCATAGCTTCTAATCTTACAGCTGAACGTACACTTGCTGAACTTCTCGGTGTCAATCAATGA
- a CDS encoding phospholipase D family nuclease, giving the protein MKKRIVGLVSALLLVPVLSIADRFQSIGTTDVYFSPRGGAEEAIVRELNSAKSEILVQAYSFTSKPIAKALVDARKRGVDIVAVLDKSQRRERYTSADFIAHAGIATYIDSEHAIAHNKIIIIDHSTVVTGSFNFTKAAEDKNAENLLIIKDNSPLVNRYVRNFEEHKAHSVCYIRK; this is encoded by the coding sequence GTGAAGAAGCGTATCGTCGGTTTGGTCTCCGCTCTCCTTCTGGTACCTGTACTTTCGATAGCAGACCGTTTTCAATCCATCGGCACCACCGATGTCTACTTCTCTCCTAGAGGAGGAGCAGAAGAGGCCATCGTTAGAGAACTCAACTCAGCTAAGAGTGAGATTCTGGTACAAGCCTACTCCTTTACCAGCAAGCCTATAGCTAAGGCGCTTGTGGACGCACGTAAGCGCGGGGTAGACATCGTAGCAGTCTTGGACAAAAGTCAGCGTAGAGAAAGATATACTTCAGCAGACTTCATAGCCCATGCGGGTATAGCTACGTATATTGACTCTGAACATGCTATTGCGCACAACAAGATTATAATCATTGATCACAGTACTGTGGTCACTGGAAGTTTTAACTTCACGAAGGCAGCAGAAGATAAGAATGCCGAAAACCTTTTGATAATCAAAGATAACTCACCTCTAGTCAATAGGTACGTGAGGAACTTTGAGGAACATAAAGCACATTCGGTATGTTACATAAGGAAATGA
- a CDS encoding site-specific integrase — translation MSYPTHLIRVSRRFYYKIKVPADLSHLFPGKFIKKSLQTSELNAAKTLLRYHEFKTHNAFALLRTGTLAPDHTQQVVHSLLPVQKEPKVKAGNRLSEVIKAYTAEKKAGWTEKTTLEVEGVFRLLVDILGNVDVSTITRPMLIDLRSSLLKVPPYFYHKYRGKSVKEVIASNTGEGMSPKTVNKHIARIGSLLKYCHEQEMIPRNPATGLQLVLKQRADEERSAYTLTDIRNIVGNLPVDHETPERYWIPLIGLYSGLRLNEICQLHIEDVVKVDDYWCFDINDTGDKRLKNAASARLIPIHPKLIELGLIDYYETMKAAKKPRLWMNLDLIRLHGYTNGIGKWYARYNRDCVTEDPKKVFHSMRHTVADVLKQKGISEAAIAEILGHAHATITSGRYGKRYQPKVLLDALMQLDYGVDIPEWKV, via the coding sequence TTGTCATATCCAACACACCTCATAAGGGTCAGCCGCCGGTTCTACTATAAGATAAAGGTGCCTGCCGACCTGTCTCATCTCTTCCCAGGTAAGTTCATCAAGAAGTCTTTGCAGACCAGTGAGTTAAATGCTGCTAAGACCCTGCTTCGATATCACGAGTTCAAGACCCACAATGCTTTTGCCTTGCTGCGGACAGGTACGTTAGCACCCGACCATACGCAGCAGGTGGTGCATAGTTTACTGCCTGTGCAGAAGGAGCCGAAAGTCAAGGCAGGGAACCGGCTATCAGAAGTGATAAAGGCATATACGGCAGAGAAGAAGGCTGGGTGGACTGAAAAGACAACGTTGGAGGTAGAAGGGGTCTTTAGGCTGCTGGTGGACATCTTGGGTAACGTGGATGTGTCCACCATCACTAGACCCATGCTGATAGACCTGAGATCATCCCTGCTGAAGGTGCCACCATACTTTTACCACAAGTACCGTGGAAAATCGGTTAAGGAGGTCATAGCATCGAACACAGGTGAAGGCATGAGTCCCAAGACGGTCAACAAGCATATAGCCAGGATCGGTAGCCTGTTGAAGTATTGCCATGAGCAGGAGATGATACCCAGGAATCCTGCTACAGGCTTGCAGTTAGTTTTGAAGCAGAGAGCAGACGAGGAGAGGAGCGCCTACACCCTTACCGATATAAGGAACATCGTTGGTAACTTACCTGTTGACCATGAGACACCAGAACGGTACTGGATACCCCTGATTGGCCTGTACTCCGGTCTCAGGCTCAACGAGATATGCCAACTCCATATTGAAGATGTGGTAAAGGTGGATGATTACTGGTGTTTCGACATCAACGATACTGGTGATAAGCGTCTCAAGAATGCTGCCAGCGCAAGACTGATACCGATCCATCCTAAGCTGATCGAACTCGGCCTGATCGACTATTATGAAACGATGAAGGCCGCTAAGAAGCCTAGGCTTTGGATGAACCTGGATCTGATTCGCCTTCATGGATACACCAACGGTATTGGTAAGTGGTACGCAAGGTACAACAGGGATTGTGTAACCGAAGACCCCAAGAAGGTGTTTCACAGTATGCGGCACACGGTAGCAGATGTACTCAAGCAAAAGGGCATCTCCGAAGCTGCTATTGCAGAGATACTAGGTCATGCTCACGCCACCATAACCAGCGGGAGGTACGGTAAGCGATACCAGCCTAAGGTGCTCTTGGATGCCTTGATGCAGTTGGACTATGGTGTCGATATCCCTGAGTGGAAGGTGTAG
- a CDS encoding adenine phosphoribosyltransferase, translating to MEDLKSIIRNIPDFPKKGILFKDITTLLGDAKSFQRMVDLMSHRYVGQKIDKVVGVEARGFIIGAALAYKLGAGIVLVRKPGKLPSKTFKKTYALEYGTDTLEIHTDAFNKGDRVLIADDLLATGGTMAAVVDMINSMDVELVECCFMAELEFLEGAKKLPEGKVFSLLKF from the coding sequence ATGGAAGATCTTAAAAGCATCATCAGGAACATTCCCGATTTCCCCAAAAAGGGGATCCTCTTCAAAGACATCACCACGCTTTTAGGGGACGCCAAGTCGTTTCAGCGCATGGTTGACCTCATGTCCCACCGGTACGTGGGGCAGAAGATAGACAAGGTCGTGGGCGTTGAGGCGCGCGGTTTCATCATCGGAGCCGCCCTCGCGTACAAGCTGGGTGCCGGCATCGTGCTGGTGAGAAAGCCGGGCAAGCTTCCCTCCAAAACCTTCAAGAAGACCTACGCTCTCGAGTACGGCACCGACACCCTCGAGATCCACACCGACGCCTTCAACAAGGGCGATCGCGTGCTGATCGCCGACGACCTGTTGGCCACCGGCGGTACCATGGCGGCCGTGGTAGACATGATCAACAGCATGGACGTCGAGTTGGTCGAGTGCTGCTTCATGGCCGAGCTCGAGTTTCTTGAAGGGGCCAAGAAGCTGCCTGAGGGTAAGGTATTCTCGTTGTTGAAGTTTTAA
- a CDS encoding sigma-70 family RNA polymerase sigma factor: MENDELLEEKEPLFLDGEQDHDPDPDALELEEVEEDEQAEVEEEEIKAAVVEHFDDAIKLYLREIQKTKLLTADEEKELAARIDLGDKAARDRMIVSNLRLVVKIAKRYINRGLPFLDLIEEGNMGLIKAVERFKLSKECRFSTYATWWIRQSIERALVNQSRTIRLPVHVSDDINKMLRVTRELVQKMNREPSVKEVADALEVNVTYVRRLMVLLKKTYSIERPMGENNDYFLIDTIEDTSTISPAVLLEDLNKYELVSKWFETLSDAEKKILTLRFGLDDKDPQTLDTIGRSFGVTRERIRQIEAKSLEKLRKIVEATDIMGRSATTGN, from the coding sequence ATGGAAAACGACGAGCTTTTAGAAGAGAAGGAACCTCTCTTTCTTGATGGCGAACAGGACCACGACCCGGATCCGGATGCCCTCGAACTCGAAGAGGTCGAGGAGGACGAGCAGGCCGAGGTCGAGGAAGAAGAGATCAAGGCCGCGGTGGTGGAGCATTTCGATGACGCCATCAAGCTCTACCTGCGCGAGATCCAGAAGACCAAGCTTTTGACCGCGGACGAGGAGAAGGAGCTCGCCGCGCGTATCGACCTGGGTGACAAGGCGGCGCGCGACCGGATGATCGTCTCCAACCTGCGCCTGGTGGTCAAGATCGCCAAACGCTACATCAACCGCGGCCTTCCCTTCCTCGACCTGATCGAAGAGGGAAACATGGGGCTCATCAAGGCGGTCGAACGCTTCAAACTCTCCAAGGAGTGCCGCTTCTCCACCTACGCCACCTGGTGGATCAGGCAGTCCATCGAGCGCGCCCTGGTGAACCAGTCCCGCACCATTCGCCTGCCTGTGCATGTCTCCGACGACATCAACAAGATGCTCAGGGTTACCCGCGAACTGGTGCAGAAGATGAACCGCGAGCCGAGCGTGAAGGAAGTCGCCGACGCGCTCGAGGTGAACGTCACCTACGTGCGCCGGCTCATGGTGCTCCTGAAGAAGACCTACTCCATCGAGCGTCCGATGGGTGAGAACAACGACTACTTCCTGATCGACACCATCGAGGACACCTCGACCATCTCGCCCGCTGTGCTCTTGGAGGACCTGAACAAGTACGAGCTGGTCTCCAAGTGGTTCGAGACCCTGTCCGACGCGGAGAAGAAGATCCTGACACTGCGTTTCGGTCTGGACGACAAGGACCCGCAGACACTGGACACCATCGGTCGCAGCTTTGGCGTCACCCGGGAGAGGATTCGCCAGATCGAGGCGAAGTCCCTTGAAAAACTGAGAAAAATAGTGGAAGCCACCGACATAATGGGGCGTAGTGCAACTACTGGTAATTAA
- a CDS encoding protein-L-isoaspartate(D-aspartate) O-methyltransferase, translating to MNSAVARKRMVAELVRRGITDQRVINTMLELPRHIFVEEAMAAQAYSDGSLPIGEKQTISQPYIVARMTELLALTGREKVLELGTGSGYQAAVLASLADRVCTVERIRPLAMKARKALDSLRLLNVNLKIGDGTEGWPEEAPFDAILVTAGAPALPECLIEQLAPGGRLVIPVGDRVDQKLLVIRKAADGSVTREEADDCRFVRLIGKNGWNDE from the coding sequence ATGAATTCAGCTGTAGCACGCAAGAGGATGGTTGCCGAACTGGTTAGACGCGGTATCACGGACCAGCGGGTGATCAACACCATGCTGGAGTTGCCCAGACACATATTTGTCGAGGAAGCGATGGCCGCCCAGGCCTACAGCGACGGATCGCTCCCCATCGGGGAGAAGCAGACCATCTCGCAGCCCTACATCGTGGCGCGCATGACTGAACTCCTGGCCCTCACCGGCAGGGAAAAGGTGCTGGAACTGGGCACCGGTTCCGGGTACCAGGCCGCCGTTTTGGCCTCCCTGGCCGACCGCGTCTGCACCGTGGAAAGAATCCGCCCGCTGGCCATGAAGGCGCGCAAGGCGCTGGACAGCCTGAGGCTTTTGAACGTGAACCTGAAGATCGGGGACGGTACCGAGGGGTGGCCCGAGGAGGCGCCCTTTGACGCCATCCTGGTAACCGCCGGGGCTCCCGCTCTCCCGGAATGCCTGATCGAGCAGTTGGCGCCCGGCGGGCGGTTGGTCATCCCGGTCGGTGATCGTGTGGACCAGAAACTGTTGGTGATACGGAAGGCGGCGGACGGCAGCGTGACACGAGAGGAAGCCGACGACTGCCGCTTCGTGAGGCTGATCGGCAAAAACGGCTGGAACGACGAGTAG
- the surE gene encoding 5'/3'-nucleotidase SurE, protein MKILLTNDDGVHSPGLAALIKRVSQVAEVVVVAPDREQSAVSHALTLHHPLRAARIADNIYAVEGTPTDCVNLGIHSLLSFRPDLVISGVNRGANLGDDVTYSGTVAAALEATLMGIPAIAVSLATRSSGDNFDSAAAFAAQLAQSVQRRGLPRDTYLNVNVPDLPADQILPAQITCQGKRSYEGTIVDKVDPRGRNYYWIGTLDLSFQDVPGTDYHAVSRGHVSISPLHIDLTNHAAIGELQGWELP, encoded by the coding sequence GTGAAGATTCTCCTTACCAACGACGACGGCGTGCACTCCCCGGGCCTAGCCGCCCTGATCAAGCGGGTGTCCCAGGTGGCAGAGGTGGTCGTGGTGGCGCCGGACCGCGAGCAGAGCGCGGTCTCCCACGCGCTCACGCTGCACCACCCGCTGCGCGCCGCCCGCATCGCCGACAACATCTACGCCGTGGAGGGGACCCCCACCGACTGCGTCAACCTCGGCATCCACAGCCTCCTGTCCTTCCGCCCCGACCTGGTCATCTCAGGGGTGAACCGCGGCGCCAACCTGGGCGACGACGTCACCTATTCCGGCACGGTGGCGGCCGCTTTGGAGGCGACCCTGATGGGGATCCCCGCCATCGCCGTTTCGCTGGCTACCCGCAGCTCCGGGGATAACTTCGACTCCGCTGCCGCCTTCGCAGCCCAACTGGCCCAGAGCGTCCAGCGCCGCGGGCTCCCGCGCGACACCTATCTCAACGTCAACGTCCCCGACCTCCCCGCCGACCAGATCCTCCCGGCGCAGATCACCTGCCAGGGAAAGCGGAGTTACGAGGGGACCATCGTGGACAAGGTCGATCCCCGCGGCCGAAACTACTACTGGATTGGCACCCTTGACCTTAGTTTCCAGGACGTTCCCGGCACCGATTACCACGCCGTTTCGCGCGGCCACGTCTCCATTTCGCCCCTGCACATCGACCTCACCAACCACGCGGCCATCGGCGAGCTGCAGGGGTGGGAACTGCCGTGA
- a CDS encoding RNA methyltransferase: MDLKERVSIVLVGTQSPGNIGMVCRAMKNMGLRDLRLVNPCQVDHLDAIKFAVSARDLLESARIFTSLEDALADSEYSVATTRRRGKYRAEISTPPEIVERFAACAPTSRLALVFGREDSGLTTDEVAMCRWQSTIETADEFGSLNLSQAVLIFCYEFLKGAAPVPVKAARELAGSASLEPMYAHMEKTFLRIGYLNPQNPDHMMRTMRRIFSRAELDEREVASLRGLLSQIDWACVEFKGKKGAGFP; this comes from the coding sequence ATGGATTTGAAGGAAAGAGTTTCCATCGTTTTGGTCGGGACCCAGAGTCCCGGCAACATAGGCATGGTCTGCCGGGCCATGAAGAACATGGGCCTGCGCGACCTGCGTCTGGTTAACCCCTGCCAGGTGGATCACCTGGATGCCATCAAGTTCGCCGTCTCCGCGCGCGACCTCCTGGAGAGCGCACGCATCTTCACCTCGCTCGAAGACGCCTTAGCCGACAGCGAGTACTCGGTCGCCACCACCAGGCGCCGCGGCAAGTACCGCGCCGAGATATCCACCCCACCCGAGATCGTGGAACGCTTCGCCGCTTGCGCACCCACCAGCCGCCTTGCACTGGTATTCGGACGCGAGGACAGCGGGCTCACCACCGACGAGGTGGCCATGTGCCGCTGGCAGTCCACCATCGAGACCGCGGACGAGTTTGGCTCGCTCAACCTGTCCCAGGCGGTGCTCATCTTCTGCTACGAGTTCCTCAAAGGGGCCGCACCGGTGCCGGTCAAGGCCGCGCGGGAACTGGCCGGGTCGGCGTCCCTGGAACCGATGTATGCCCACATGGAAAAGACCTTCCTGCGCATCGGCTACCTGAACCCGCAGAACCCTGACCACATGATGCGCACCATGCGGCGCATCTTCTCCCGCGCCGAACTGGACGAACGCGAGGTTGCCTCGCTGCGCGGCCTCCTGTCCCAGATCGACTGGGCCTGCGTCGAGTTCAAGGGAAAGAAGGGCGCCGGATTCCCTTAA
- a CDS encoding DedA family protein — MQELFKEYLQTHGYWVLFLGTFLEGEAILIFAGFLAFQGYLNLYLVMFAALVGSFFGDQFYFHVGRTKGPQLLRLFTTFARKFRKALRLIERYGTLVAFVSRYTYGFRIVLPVILGMTTFPSHRFLYLNFLSALAWSVIFSLAGYLFGKTASLFIEDLQSYEPYLMLVLAGIIVCMWSSHFVVQRWRKRHARARLKRIQTRPRRTKTTHR, encoded by the coding sequence GTGCAGGAACTGTTCAAGGAATACTTGCAGACGCACGGCTACTGGGTGCTCTTCCTGGGAACCTTCCTGGAAGGAGAGGCGATCCTCATCTTCGCCGGGTTCCTTGCTTTTCAGGGGTACCTAAACCTCTACCTTGTCATGTTCGCCGCCCTGGTCGGTTCATTCTTCGGCGACCAGTTCTACTTCCACGTCGGGCGCACCAAGGGGCCGCAGCTCTTGCGGCTTTTTACCACCTTCGCCAGGAAATTCAGGAAGGCGTTGCGGCTCATCGAACGTTACGGCACCCTGGTTGCCTTTGTGTCTCGCTACACCTATGGTTTCCGCATCGTGCTTCCCGTCATCCTCGGCATGACCACCTTTCCGTCGCACCGTTTTCTCTATCTGAACTTTCTCTCCGCCCTGGCCTGGTCCGTCATTTTTTCGTTGGCCGGCTATCTCTTCGGCAAGACCGCGTCCCTGTTCATCGAGGATCTGCAGAGTTACGAGCCCTACCTGATGCTTGTTCTGGCCGGGATCATCGTCTGTATGTGGTCCAGTCACTTCGTCGTGCAGCGGTGGCGTAAGCGTCACGCCCGTGCCCGTCTCAAGCGCATCCAGACCCGCCCCCGTCGCACCAAAACCACCCACCGGTAG
- a CDS encoding L,D-transpeptidase — translation MLRKVLVFVVLVILFSIVVYNPSATSEPGANPQDPAKEDLSRVEYPSLAKVPWRAHFIEPQETLESLFGADWVTVARFNRIDRRHVYPGMTIKVPVDIVAARSYTPMPPEYPPAKAHGKYILIDMTEQWMGAYENGKLKFSAPAATGAPGHETPVGVFRIDARHRTHTSSLYKTEDETGQYPMDNAMRFHIGPDNVSYWIHARDLPGKPASHGCVGLYDEGMQNRVYGIPTKPQLLDSEKFYAWAVGENEYEEDTGDLEELEDAPVVEVRGTNPVYRK, via the coding sequence ATGTTACGTAAGGTTCTGGTTTTTGTTGTTCTGGTAATCCTCTTTTCCATCGTGGTTTACAACCCCTCCGCCACTTCCGAGCCTGGTGCCAACCCGCAGGATCCCGCCAAGGAAGACCTTTCCCGGGTAGAGTACCCGAGCCTTGCCAAGGTTCCCTGGCGCGCCCACTTCATCGAGCCGCAGGAGACGCTGGAATCCCTCTTTGGTGCCGACTGGGTTACCGTGGCCCGCTTCAACCGCATCGACCGTCGCCACGTCTATCCCGGCATGACCATCAAGGTCCCCGTCGACATCGTCGCCGCCCGCAGCTACACCCCCATGCCCCCGGAGTACCCGCCGGCCAAGGCGCACGGCAAGTACATCCTGATCGACATGACCGAGCAGTGGATGGGTGCCTACGAGAACGGCAAGCTGAAGTTCTCCGCCCCCGCCGCGACCGGTGCCCCCGGCCACGAGACCCCCGTGGGCGTCTTCCGTATCGATGCCCGCCACCGCACCCATACCTCTTCGCTGTACAAGACTGAAGACGAGACCGGGCAATACCCGATGGACAACGCCATGCGCTTCCATATCGGCCCCGACAACGTCTCCTACTGGATCCACGCCCGCGATCTCCCCGGCAAGCCCGCCTCCCACGGCTGCGTCGGTCTCTACGACGAGGGAATGCAGAACCGGGTTTACGGTATCCCTACTAAGCCGCAGCTGCTCGATTCGGAGAAATTCTACGCCTGGGCCGTCGGCGAGAACGAGTACGAAGAAGACACCGGCGACCTGGAAGAACTTGAGGATGCACCTGTCGTCGAGGTGAGGGGAACCAACCCGGTTTACCGCAAGTAA
- the meaB gene encoding methylmalonyl Co-A mutase-associated GTPase MeaB, translated as MTLAERVLDGDIRAAARLMRDIDDRFKSAIEELKTLYPHTGNAYIIGITGPPGAGKSTLVDQIVSAYRKKDLLVGVVAIDPTSPFSGGAILGDRIRMNRHADDAGVFIRSLATRGALGGLSRSTTDVVNVMDAMGMDVIVIETVGVGQDEVDIVSTAHTTVVVMVPGLGDDIQAIKAGILEIGDVFVVNKADRDGAERTARELTTMLEMKHPDAAGWAPRVMLTEGARGVGIEELVAEFDKHHIYLKESGALQRLIEERNAKLFADALREELFETVFGAIKGNGKYDEIVAGMRDKSIDPYSAVQDVMAARAFS; from the coding sequence ATGACCCTGGCCGAACGCGTGCTCGACGGCGACATCCGCGCCGCCGCGCGCCTGATGCGCGACATCGATGACCGCTTCAAGAGCGCCATCGAGGAACTGAAAACCCTCTACCCCCACACCGGCAACGCCTACATCATCGGCATCACCGGTCCCCCGGGGGCGGGCAAGTCGACCCTGGTGGACCAGATCGTCTCCGCGTACCGCAAGAAGGACCTCCTGGTGGGTGTGGTGGCCATCGACCCCACCAGCCCCTTCTCCGGCGGCGCCATCCTCGGCGACCGCATCAGGATGAACCGCCACGCCGACGATGCCGGCGTCTTCATCCGCAGTCTCGCCACCCGCGGGGCGCTGGGGGGACTGTCCCGCTCCACCACTGACGTGGTCAACGTCATGGACGCCATGGGCATGGACGTCATCGTCATCGAGACCGTCGGGGTAGGGCAGGACGAGGTGGATATCGTGAGCACCGCGCACACCACCGTGGTGGTCATGGTCCCGGGCCTGGGCGACGACATCCAGGCCATCAAGGCCGGCATCCTCGAGATCGGCGACGTCTTCGTGGTCAACAAGGCCGACCGCGACGGCGCCGAACGCACCGCCCGCGAGCTTACCACCATGCTGGAGATGAAGCACCCGGACGCGGCCGGATGGGCGCCGCGCGTGATGCTGACCGAAGGTGCACGAGGCGTCGGCATCGAGGAACTGGTGGCTGAATTCGACAAGCACCACATCTACCTGAAGGAGTCCGGAGCGCTGCAGCGGCTCATCGAGGAGAGAAACGCCAAGCTCTTCGCCGACGCGCTCCGGGAGGAGCTCTTCGAGACCGTGTTCGGCGCCATCAAGGGTAACGGCAAATACGACGAGATCGTGGCCGGCATGCGCGACAAGAGCATCGATCCCTACAGCGCGGTACAGGACGTCATGGCGGCACGCGCTTTTTCTTGA